A region of Kribbella sp. NBC_01245 DNA encodes the following proteins:
- a CDS encoding helical backbone metal receptor, producing MRDDVGAEHDVSVVRRVVSLVPSLSEAVAATDRGLLVGATDWCSHPVDLDVVRVKGTKNPDVDLVIELAPDLVIANAEENRDEDLERLRSAGLAVWVTAPTTVPEALASLGRMLAVLGCREDPDWLRQARAVWEAPYVGNRRRVVVPIWRRPWMALGRETFAGDLLARLGYDNVLADDPERYPRIDLDALPAYDVVVLPDEPYAFSPGDGPEAFPGREARCVSGRHLTWYGPSLVEARGILTDQLANPMRP from the coding sequence ATGCGTGATGACGTAGGTGCGGAGCATGACGTCAGCGTGGTGCGGCGGGTGGTGAGTTTGGTGCCGTCGTTGAGTGAGGCGGTTGCGGCTACGGATCGCGGGTTGCTTGTTGGGGCGACGGACTGGTGTTCGCATCCGGTGGACCTCGACGTGGTGCGGGTCAAGGGCACGAAGAATCCGGACGTCGATCTCGTCATTGAACTCGCGCCGGATCTCGTCATCGCGAATGCCGAAGAGAATCGCGACGAAGATCTTGAGCGGTTGAGGTCGGCGGGGTTGGCGGTTTGGGTTACGGCGCCGACGACGGTTCCGGAGGCGCTCGCGTCCCTTGGCCGGATGCTCGCCGTGCTCGGGTGTCGGGAAGACCCGGACTGGTTGCGGCAGGCGCGCGCGGTTTGGGAGGCGCCGTACGTCGGGAACCGGCGACGAGTGGTGGTGCCGATTTGGCGGCGGCCTTGGATGGCGTTGGGGCGGGAGACGTTCGCGGGGGATTTGCTCGCGCGATTGGGGTACGACAACGTGCTGGCGGATGACCCGGAGCGGTATCCGCGGATCGACTTGGACGCGTTGCCGGCGTACGACGTGGTGGTGTTGCCGGATGAGCCTTATGCGTTTTCGCCGGGTGATGGGCCGGAGGCGTTTCCGGGGCGGGAGGCGCGATGTGTGTCGGGGCGGCACCTCACTTGGTACGGGCCGTCGTTGGTGGAGGCGCGGGGGATCCTCACCGATCAGCTGGCAAACCCGATGCGGCCGTGA
- a CDS encoding histone H1-like repetitive region-containing protein has translation MPAKKAAATKATATKAAKKAPAKKAPARKAVAKKVSAAKATPARKTAVAKKAGAAKTTTARKVTPAKTTAKKVTAKKAVKKTTAKKAPAKVAAKKAPAKKVVAKKVTAKKTAAKKATTAKKAPARKAVVKKTAAKKAPAKKATAKKTVAKKAPAKKTTAKKTAVRKTVAKKTTARKVVAKKAPVKKTVAKKTVAKKAPAKKATAKKTVARKAPARKTAAKKA, from the coding sequence GTGCCAGCCAAGAAGGCAGCCGCAACGAAGGCGACAGCCACAAAGGCCGCGAAGAAGGCGCCGGCTAAAAAGGCCCCGGCCCGTAAGGCCGTAGCCAAGAAGGTCAGCGCCGCAAAGGCAACTCCGGCCCGGAAGACCGCTGTCGCCAAGAAGGCCGGTGCCGCGAAGACGACAACCGCGCGCAAGGTCACGCCGGCGAAGACGACGGCCAAGAAGGTCACCGCCAAGAAAGCCGTGAAGAAGACGACGGCGAAGAAGGCACCGGCCAAGGTCGCGGCGAAGAAAGCCCCGGCGAAGAAGGTCGTCGCCAAGAAGGTGACCGCTAAGAAGACAGCGGCCAAGAAGGCCACCACTGCGAAGAAGGCACCGGCGAGGAAGGCGGTCGTGAAGAAGACCGCCGCGAAGAAGGCGCCGGCCAAGAAGGCCACCGCGAAGAAGACCGTCGCGAAGAAGGCCCCAGCCAAGAAGACGACGGCTAAGAAGACCGCCGTCCGGAAGACCGTGGCCAAGAAGACGACGGCTCGTAAGGTCGTCGCCAAAAAGGCACCGGTGAAGAAGACCGTCGCGAAGAAGACGGTCGCGAAGAAGGCGCCAGCCAAGAAGGCCACCGCGAAGAAGACGGTGGCCCGCAAGGCACCGGCACGGAAGACGGCCGCTAAGAAGGCCTGA
- the map gene encoding type I methionyl aminopeptidase, translated as MSLLSPGTLSPRRPVPASIPRPEYVDKPAPTPFDGSYVTDAETVERMRVAGRLAAQALEAVGKAVAPGVTTDELDAIGHDFLVAHDAYPSTLGYRGYPKSLCTSVNEVICHGIPDDRPLEDGDIVNVDITAFLNGVHGDTNATFLCGDVDEESRLLVERTRESLNRAIKAVKPGRRVNIIGRVIESYAKRFGYGVVRDFTGHGISTAFHSGLIIPHYDDERFDTLIEPGMTFTIEPMLTLGTFDYDLWDDDWTAVTKDGSRTAQFEHTLLVTDTGAEILTLP; from the coding sequence ATGTCGCTTCTCAGTCCAGGCACTCTGTCGCCGCGCCGTCCCGTGCCCGCCTCCATTCCCCGCCCGGAGTACGTCGACAAGCCGGCGCCGACGCCGTTCGACGGGTCGTACGTCACTGACGCCGAGACGGTCGAGCGGATGCGAGTGGCCGGCCGCCTCGCCGCGCAGGCGCTGGAGGCCGTCGGCAAGGCGGTCGCGCCGGGTGTCACCACCGACGAGCTCGACGCGATCGGTCACGACTTCCTCGTCGCGCACGACGCGTACCCGTCGACCCTGGGCTACCGCGGCTACCCGAAGTCGCTCTGCACCTCGGTGAACGAGGTGATCTGTCACGGCATCCCGGACGATCGCCCGCTCGAGGACGGCGACATCGTCAACGTCGACATCACCGCGTTCCTCAACGGGGTGCACGGTGATACCAACGCCACGTTCCTGTGCGGCGACGTCGACGAGGAGAGCCGGCTGCTGGTCGAGCGCACTCGCGAGTCGCTGAACCGCGCGATCAAGGCGGTCAAGCCGGGTCGCCGCGTCAACATCATCGGCCGCGTCATCGAGTCGTACGCGAAGCGGTTCGGCTACGGCGTCGTTCGGGACTTCACCGGTCACGGCATCTCGACCGCGTTCCACTCCGGGCTGATCATTCCGCACTACGACGACGAGCGGTTCGACACTCTGATCGAGCCCGGGATGACGTTCACGATCGAGCCGATGCTGACCCTCGGCACGTTCGACTACGACCTCTGGGACGACGACTGGACGGCCGTCACCAAGGACGGTTCGCGCACCGCCCAGTTCGAGCACACCCTGCTCGTCACCGACACCGGCGCCGAAATCCTCACCCTGCCGTAG
- a CDS encoding NAD+ synthase, with product MPQLRLALAQLNVTVGDLDGNTEKIVAWTRNAVDRGAHLVAFPELALTGYPVEDLALRRSFVDASQAKMTKLAGRLADEGMGEIVVVVGYLDRAGGTAMGVDRLGRPKGSPTNCAAVLHNGEVVTSAVKHHLPNYGVFDEFRHFVPGDTLQVVRIHGVDVAIVICEDLWQDGGPVAATREAGAGLLLVVNSSPYEANKDDVRGELVGRRAREAGCPLAYVNLVGGQDELVFDGDSLVVDAAGSVIARAPQFQEGGMVVDLELPAPAGTPEGTVDGIRIEHHVVHEEPLASYEPIPAAQAPRLSDEAEMYGAIVLGLRDYVQKNGFKSVLLGLSGGIDSSLVAAIACDAIGAERVFGVSNPSVYSSEHSKDDAAELAARTGLNYRVVPIQPMVQPFLDTLGLTGLAEENLQARVRAVIWMGLSNADGHLVLACGNKSELAVGYSTIYGDAVGGYAPLKDLPKTAVWRLAKWRNEDAIAKGKQPPIPENAISKPPSAELRPGQVDTDSLPEYALLDDMLDDYVELDAGSAELVAAGFDPDLVSKVIQLVDHAEYKRRQYPPGPKITRKAFGRDRRLPITSAWREDARKATET from the coding sequence GTGCCTCAGTTACGGCTTGCCCTCGCCCAGCTCAATGTCACCGTCGGTGACCTTGACGGCAACACCGAAAAGATCGTCGCGTGGACCCGGAATGCGGTCGATCGCGGTGCCCATCTGGTCGCTTTTCCGGAGCTCGCGCTGACCGGTTATCCGGTCGAGGATCTCGCGTTGCGGCGATCGTTCGTGGACGCGTCGCAGGCCAAAATGACGAAGCTCGCGGGCCGTCTGGCGGACGAGGGCATGGGCGAGATCGTGGTCGTGGTCGGTTACCTCGACCGGGCCGGCGGTACGGCGATGGGCGTCGACCGCCTCGGCCGTCCGAAGGGCTCCCCCACCAACTGCGCCGCCGTGCTGCACAACGGCGAGGTCGTCACCAGTGCCGTCAAACACCACCTGCCGAACTACGGGGTCTTCGACGAGTTCCGGCACTTCGTTCCTGGTGACACTCTGCAAGTTGTCCGCATCCACGGCGTCGACGTCGCGATCGTGATCTGCGAGGACCTTTGGCAGGACGGCGGCCCGGTCGCGGCGACACGCGAAGCCGGCGCGGGTCTGCTTTTAGTTGTCAACAGCTCGCCGTATGAGGCCAACAAGGACGACGTCCGCGGTGAACTGGTCGGCCGCCGCGCCCGCGAGGCCGGTTGCCCGCTCGCCTACGTGAACCTCGTCGGCGGTCAGGACGAACTGGTCTTCGACGGCGATTCGCTGGTGGTCGACGCGGCCGGCTCGGTCATCGCGCGCGCACCGCAGTTCCAAGAAGGCGGCATGGTCGTCGATCTGGAACTGCCCGCGCCTGCCGGCACACCTGAGGGCACGGTCGACGGCATCCGGATCGAGCATCACGTCGTCCACGAAGAGCCCCTCGCGTCGTACGAGCCGATCCCCGCCGCGCAGGCGCCGCGGCTGTCGGACGAGGCCGAGATGTACGGCGCGATCGTGCTCGGGTTGCGCGACTACGTGCAGAAGAACGGGTTCAAGAGCGTGCTGCTCGGGTTGTCCGGCGGCATCGACTCTTCGCTGGTCGCCGCGATCGCCTGCGACGCGATCGGCGCCGAGCGCGTCTTCGGTGTCTCCAACCCGAGCGTCTACTCGTCCGAACACTCCAAGGACGACGCCGCCGAGCTCGCTGCCCGGACCGGATTGAACTATCGCGTGGTGCCGATCCAGCCGATGGTGCAGCCGTTCCTGGACACCCTCGGTCTGACCGGACTCGCCGAGGAGAACCTGCAGGCCCGGGTCCGCGCGGTGATCTGGATGGGCCTGTCGAACGCGGACGGCCACCTGGTACTTGCCTGCGGCAACAAATCGGAACTGGCCGTCGGCTACTCGACCATCTACGGCGACGCGGTCGGTGGTTATGCCCCGCTCAAGGACCTACCGAAGACGGCGGTCTGGCGGCTGGCGAAATGGCGTAATGAGGACGCCATCGCCAAGGGCAAGCAGCCGCCGATCCCGGAGAACGCGATCAGCAAACCGCCGTCGGCGGAGCTGCGTCCCGGCCAGGTCGACACCGATTCGCTGCCCGAGTACGCGCTGCTCGACGACATGCTCGACGACTACGTTGAGCTGGACGCCGGCTCGGCCGAGCTGGTCGCCGCCGGGTTCGACCCGGATCTGGTCAGCAAGGTGATCCAGCTGGTCGACCACGCCGAGTACAAACGCCGCCAGTACCCGCCGGGCCCGAAGATCACCCGGAAGGCCTTCGGCCGGGATCGCCGGCTCCCGATCACCAGCGCGTGGCGGGAAGACGCCAGGAAGGCGACTGAGACCTGA
- a CDS encoding S10 family peptidase: MPTDKKDETPAADTAKPDVPKPDAEKPTDDLVTTLHVLPVGRRKLKYTATTGRIVLRKEVVTDGTFDGHQAQAEVFLTAYTLDGADVTQRPVTFAFNGGPGSSSIWLHLGVLGPRRVVAGDAGDLAPPPYGLVDNAESLLAHSDLVFIDPVSTGYSRPATGVKAGDYHGFTPDLESVGEVIRLWTSRNGRWMSPKFLAGESYGTTRAAGLAAHLQDRYGMYLNGIMLISSVLEFGTLVFSPGNDLPYAMFLPSYAAIAHYHGKHGDRPLADVLAEAEEFASTTYAAALASGSRLSESERADVVAKTAALAGLTEEYVDRVDLRIEHIRFSTELLRESRRVVGRLDGRFVGWDADSGREHFEADPSMSAILGPYTAALNHYVHAELEYHNDLPYEILSYTVNEGWSFKDFENRQVTVADKLATAMRANPHLKVHVASGHYDGATPYFATEYTLARLQIPAELRENIETAYYPAGHMMYVHEESRVQQSKDLAAFVKKASNR, from the coding sequence ATGCCGACTGACAAGAAGGACGAAACGCCCGCAGCCGACACCGCCAAGCCTGACGTGCCGAAGCCTGACGCGGAGAAGCCGACGGATGATCTGGTCACGACTTTGCATGTGCTGCCGGTCGGCCGGCGCAAGCTGAAGTACACCGCGACCACCGGGCGGATCGTGCTGCGCAAGGAGGTCGTCACCGACGGCACGTTCGACGGTCACCAGGCGCAGGCCGAGGTGTTCCTGACGGCGTACACGCTGGACGGCGCGGATGTCACCCAGCGGCCGGTGACGTTCGCGTTCAACGGTGGGCCCGGCTCGTCGAGTATCTGGTTGCACCTTGGCGTGCTCGGCCCGCGCCGGGTGGTGGCGGGTGACGCCGGAGACCTCGCGCCGCCGCCGTACGGGCTGGTCGACAACGCGGAATCACTGCTCGCGCACAGCGACCTCGTCTTCATCGACCCGGTGTCGACCGGCTACTCCCGCCCGGCCACCGGTGTGAAGGCGGGCGACTACCACGGCTTCACGCCCGACCTGGAATCCGTCGGCGAGGTGATCCGGCTCTGGACCTCGCGGAACGGCCGCTGGATGTCGCCGAAGTTCTTGGCGGGGGAGTCGTACGGAACGACGCGCGCGGCCGGGCTGGCGGCGCATCTGCAGGACCGCTACGGGATGTACCTGAACGGCATCATGCTCATCTCGAGCGTGCTGGAGTTCGGCACGCTCGTATTCTCGCCCGGCAACGACCTGCCGTACGCGATGTTCCTCCCGTCGTACGCCGCGATCGCGCACTACCACGGCAAGCACGGCGATCGCCCGCTCGCGGACGTGCTTGCCGAGGCGGAGGAGTTCGCCTCGACGACGTACGCCGCGGCGCTGGCGAGTGGCAGCCGGTTGTCCGAGTCCGAGCGGGCCGACGTGGTGGCGAAGACGGCCGCGTTGGCCGGATTGACCGAGGAGTACGTCGACCGGGTGGATCTGCGCATCGAGCACATCCGGTTCTCGACCGAGTTGTTGCGCGAATCGCGTCGGGTGGTCGGGCGGCTGGATGGCCGGTTCGTCGGCTGGGACGCGGATTCGGGGCGCGAGCACTTCGAGGCGGATCCGTCGATGTCGGCGATCCTCGGTCCGTACACGGCCGCGCTGAACCACTACGTGCACGCGGAGCTGGAATACCACAACGACCTGCCGTACGAGATTCTGAGCTACACCGTGAACGAGGGCTGGTCGTTCAAGGACTTCGAGAATCGCCAGGTCACCGTGGCGGACAAACTCGCCACCGCGATGCGAGCCAACCCGCATCTCAAGGTCCATGTGGCGTCGGGACATTACGACGGCGCGACTCCTTACTTCGCCACCGAGTACACGCTTGCCCGGTTGCAGATCCCGGCCGAACTGCGCGAGAACATCGAGACGGCGTACTACCCGGCCGGTCACATGATGTACGTGCACGAGGAGAGCCGCGTGCAGCAGTCCAAGGACCTGGCCGCGTTCGTGAAGAAGGCGTCGAACCGGTGA
- a CDS encoding NUDIX hydrolase, with protein MSDPRLPKPGTLIRRTTARVLPVRPDNKVLLLHGWDPVKPEVPYWFTIGGAVESGETLSEAASRELREEVGITLAPEQLGDPVASNVIEFEWGGCPIIQTQTFFAVDVDTVEVSFANQEQLELETISAHGWWYADDLEKTGQAAHITIPGLLRAAVTAITTRRYPATGEAV; from the coding sequence GTGAGCGATCCTCGACTGCCCAAGCCCGGCACCTTGATCCGGCGTACGACAGCCCGCGTGCTGCCCGTCCGCCCGGACAACAAGGTGTTGCTGCTGCACGGCTGGGATCCGGTCAAGCCCGAAGTGCCGTACTGGTTCACCATCGGCGGGGCCGTCGAATCCGGCGAGACGCTTTCCGAAGCCGCCAGCCGCGAACTCCGCGAAGAGGTCGGCATCACCCTCGCCCCCGAGCAACTCGGTGACCCGGTCGCCAGCAACGTGATCGAATTCGAGTGGGGCGGCTGCCCGATCATCCAGACCCAGACGTTCTTCGCGGTCGACGTGGACACCGTCGAGGTCAGCTTCGCCAACCAGGAACAACTCGAGCTCGAGACCATCAGCGCCCACGGCTGGTGGTACGCCGACGACCTGGAAAAGACGGGCCAAGCGGCCCACATCACCATCCCCGGCCTACTCCGCGCCGCCGTAACAGCCATCACCACCCGCCGCTACCCCGCCACCGGCGAAGCCGTCTAA
- the panB gene encoding 3-methyl-2-oxobutanoate hydroxymethyltransferase yields MSDASQPGGLDPAWQRWDDEQMVDNFLSAGTHSEEDELPSPYGTGPSNRTTEQPPDHVADYGSEYGSGPYEYSERSRELAERSRELTERARELAERRSADARGGSSADPRGASDPRGTSEARGSWESRGDGESGDISRPSYLPKLPSPPGPPPLPRSSGPYGEGSSLGDGSPFAPAPPSYGPQGGPPYGQSAPNGPSARMQPPPGGAPAPPNAPAAPGGAATGAPATGSPGAGGPGASGVSGGPVQGGAGQGGVAGPSRPGAGVPGSANQGPPTGFTPAGPGGTPYNPAQNGLREGQPAPGPAGTGPSGPANPATGPGGPGNGPQGVPTGPAARRGPGGYAGGPVQPEANEFDDAPVISQARRAAGRPRQPAQPPQPQSPFAPSPSTAPSSSLSPSSSLSPEGAAVDEQPTAEQPAATASQHHGGHAAPGLLDQASRLTDAGSSGLGTASPTGFPGPAGETHTLGASGDPAATGSFGTPASTSATASNSTGSTETGASAAASGTGGPAASGSAASGGSAPRSRTARRTRVHHLRELKQRGEKWAMLTAYDQYTAEIFDEAGIPVLLVGDSAANNVYGYESTLRVSVDELIPLSRAVATAAQRALVVADLPFGSYQATPEQAFHTAVRFMKEAGVHAVKLEGGRNVVPQVELLTQSGIPVMAHIGFTPQSEHGLGGYRVQGRGEQASALIDDAVALAEAGAFAVVLEMVPGDVAAEITKRIPIPTIGIGAGRDCDAQVLVWQDMAGFRSGPMPRFVKQYADLRGVLTGAAAAFAADVAAGSFPADEHTF; encoded by the coding sequence GTGAGCGATGCCTCACAACCAGGCGGTCTCGATCCTGCCTGGCAACGGTGGGACGATGAGCAGATGGTTGACAACTTCCTGTCGGCCGGTACCCACAGCGAAGAGGACGAACTGCCCTCTCCGTACGGGACCGGACCATCGAACCGGACAACCGAGCAGCCGCCGGACCACGTCGCCGACTACGGCAGCGAGTACGGCAGCGGGCCCTATGAGTACTCGGAGCGTTCGCGTGAACTGGCGGAGCGCTCCCGCGAGCTGACCGAACGCGCCCGCGAACTCGCCGAACGCCGTTCCGCCGACGCGCGTGGTGGGTCTAGTGCGGACCCGCGTGGTGCGTCGGATCCCCGCGGTACGTCGGAAGCGCGCGGGTCTTGGGAGTCTCGGGGGGACGGCGAGTCGGGGGATATCTCGCGGCCGTCTTATCTGCCGAAGCTGCCCTCACCACCTGGTCCGCCGCCGTTGCCGCGTTCCTCCGGGCCGTACGGCGAGGGGTCGTCGCTCGGTGACGGCAGTCCGTTCGCCCCGGCACCGCCGTCGTACGGGCCGCAGGGTGGACCGCCGTACGGGCAGTCGGCGCCGAACGGGCCTTCCGCCCGCATGCAGCCGCCTCCCGGTGGCGCCCCGGCACCTCCCAACGCGCCCGCCGCTCCTGGCGGTGCTGCTACTGGTGCGCCCGCTACTGGTAGTCCCGGCGCTGGTGGTCCCGGCGCTTCCGGTGTCTCCGGCGGTCCGGTGCAGGGTGGTGCGGGTCAGGGTGGCGTGGCGGGTCCGTCGCGACCGGGTGCTGGTGTGCCCGGGTCTGCGAACCAGGGTCCGCCCACCGGCTTCACTCCGGCCGGACCTGGCGGTACGCCGTACAACCCGGCACAGAACGGTCTGCGCGAAGGCCAACCTGCTCCCGGCCCTGCCGGCACTGGCCCGTCCGGTCCGGCTAACCCGGCTACTGGTCCGGGAGGACCTGGTAACGGCCCACAAGGGGTACCAACTGGGCCGGCGGCTCGGCGTGGTCCCGGCGGGTATGCCGGCGGGCCGGTTCAACCCGAGGCCAACGAGTTCGACGACGCGCCAGTGATCAGCCAAGCCCGTCGCGCCGCTGGCAGGCCCCGCCAACCCGCGCAACCCCCACAGCCCCAGTCACCCTTCGCGCCTTCCCCCTCAACAGCGCCGTCGTCTTCCCTGTCGCCGTCGTCTTCGCTGTCGCCGGAAGGGGCAGCGGTCGACGAGCAGCCCACCGCCGAACAGCCGGCGGCAACCGCATCGCAGCACCACGGCGGTCACGCGGCCCCTGGTCTGCTCGACCAGGCGTCACGTCTAACCGACGCTGGTTCATCGGGCCTTGGTACGGCGTCTCCAACGGGCTTCCCTGGCCCGGCCGGGGAAACCCACACCCTCGGCGCCTCGGGCGATCCGGCGGCAACGGGCTCCTTCGGCACACCGGCTTCGACTAGCGCGACCGCCTCCAACTCGACCGGCTCCACTGAGACCGGTGCGAGCGCGGCCGCGTCCGGCACGGGTGGTCCGGCTGCCTCCGGCTCGGCCGCCTCGGGTGGTTCGGCGCCTCGGTCCCGCACCGCGCGGCGGACGCGGGTACATCACCTGCGCGAGCTGAAGCAGCGTGGCGAGAAGTGGGCGATGCTGACGGCGTACGACCAGTACACGGCCGAGATCTTCGACGAGGCCGGTATCCCGGTCCTACTCGTCGGCGACTCCGCGGCGAACAACGTCTACGGCTACGAGTCGACCCTGCGGGTGAGCGTGGACGAGTTGATCCCGCTGTCCCGGGCGGTCGCGACGGCGGCACAACGCGCGCTGGTGGTGGCGGATCTGCCCTTCGGGTCGTACCAGGCGACGCCCGAGCAGGCGTTCCACACGGCCGTGCGGTTCATGAAGGAGGCCGGCGTCCACGCGGTCAAACTCGAGGGCGGGCGCAACGTCGTACCGCAGGTCGAGTTGCTCACCCAGTCGGGTATTCCGGTGATGGCGCATATCGGATTCACGCCGCAGAGCGAGCACGGCCTCGGTGGTTACCGGGTCCAGGGTCGGGGCGAGCAGGCGTCCGCGTTGATCGACGACGCGGTCGCGCTGGCCGAGGCGGGCGCGTTCGCCGTCGTACTCGAGATGGTCCCGGGTGATGTCGCGGCCGAGATCACCAAGCGGATCCCGATCCCCACGATCGGTATCGGAGCGGGCAGGGACTGCGACGCGCAGGTGCTGGTATGGCAGGACATGGCCGGGTTTCGCTCCGGCCCGATGCCCCGATTCGTGAAGCAGTACGCGGATCTGCGCGGGGTTCTCACCGGTGCGGCAGCGGCCTTCGCGGCGGATGTCGCCGCGGGATCGTTCCCTGCCGACGAGCACACCTTCTGA
- a CDS encoding alkaline phosphatase D family protein, which translates to MTPPTSLDRRRFLGVTGGVAGLALLAQMPVGPANARPAGSGYPFTLGVASGDPTPTGVVLWTRLVPDLFVPDGGMPAVKVPVQWQIARDDSFRQVVREGVSWALPALAHSVHVEVEGLAPDREWFYRFRYRSDISPVGRTRTTPLWTGRNASMSFAFASCQDWSSGYYSALKHLAEEDVDLVLHLGDYVYEGGIPADGGYRKTPVPEVLRKAPRGLARWRMQYALYKSDPDLQTAHARFPWMVTWDDHEVQNDYANHQSQYEGDITELRAAAYQAWYEHQPVRRPARPTGQGPRIYRRLQWGDLAQFDVVDGRQYRSVPPCGWGEADACEAAYDPSVTMLGQQQEQWLYDGLKRSKAQWDVLASNVMVGRLDHDGKAGDLLWHDAWDGYPAARQRLIGAWREAKTRNPVVVTGDWHSTFVNDIHADFDREGTPVIATEFVGTSLSSNGDREVYGPYYGPMIPFNPHIKFFDGDRRGYVRCTLDRDEFRTDLRMVRTVSRRDAPDYTYASFVVENGRPGAHQL; encoded by the coding sequence GTGACTCCGCCTACTTCACTCGACCGCCGCCGCTTCCTCGGAGTGACCGGTGGTGTCGCCGGTCTCGCCCTATTGGCCCAAATGCCGGTTGGGCCCGCTAATGCCCGCCCTGCCGGCTCTGGCTATCCGTTCACGCTTGGAGTCGCCAGCGGCGATCCAACGCCTACTGGCGTGGTGCTGTGGACCAGACTCGTGCCAGACCTCTTCGTACCCGACGGCGGCATGCCGGCCGTGAAGGTCCCGGTGCAATGGCAGATCGCCCGTGACGACTCCTTCCGGCAGGTCGTGCGTGAAGGTGTGTCGTGGGCGCTACCGGCTCTTGCGCACTCCGTGCACGTAGAGGTCGAGGGGCTGGCTCCAGACCGCGAGTGGTTCTACCGGTTCCGCTACCGCTCGGACATCTCCCCTGTTGGTAGAACGCGAACTACGCCGCTGTGGACCGGGCGGAACGCCTCGATGAGTTTCGCCTTCGCGTCTTGTCAGGACTGGTCTAGCGGCTACTACTCGGCGCTGAAGCACCTTGCCGAGGAAGACGTGGATCTAGTTCTCCACCTCGGTGACTACGTCTACGAAGGCGGTATCCCGGCCGATGGTGGCTACCGGAAGACCCCGGTGCCTGAGGTTCTACGGAAGGCTCCGCGCGGTCTTGCCCGTTGGCGGATGCAGTACGCCCTTTACAAGAGTGACCCGGACCTACAGACGGCACACGCGCGCTTTCCGTGGATGGTGACCTGGGACGACCACGAGGTCCAGAACGACTACGCGAACCACCAGTCGCAGTACGAAGGCGACATCACGGAACTACGCGCAGCGGCGTACCAGGCCTGGTACGAGCACCAGCCGGTACGACGTCCTGCAAGGCCTACTGGTCAGGGGCCGCGGATCTACCGTCGCTTGCAGTGGGGAGACCTTGCACAGTTCGACGTGGTCGACGGCCGTCAGTACCGCAGCGTGCCGCCGTGCGGCTGGGGCGAGGCAGACGCGTGCGAAGCGGCGTACGACCCCTCTGTGACGATGTTGGGCCAGCAGCAGGAGCAGTGGCTGTACGACGGCCTGAAGCGCTCTAAGGCCCAGTGGGACGTTCTGGCGAGCAACGTGATGGTTGGACGCCTAGACCATGACGGGAAGGCTGGAGACCTGCTGTGGCATGACGCGTGGGACGGCTACCCGGCCGCGCGGCAGCGGCTGATCGGGGCCTGGCGCGAGGCGAAGACGCGTAACCCGGTGGTGGTGACGGGGGACTGGCACTCGACGTTCGTCAACGATATCCACGCCGACTTCGATCGCGAAGGCACGCCGGTTATCGCGACGGAGTTCGTTGGTACGTCGCTGTCGAGCAACGGCGATCGCGAGGTCTACGGGCCGTACTACGGGCCGATGATCCCGTTCAACCCGCACATCAAGTTCTTCGACGGCGACCGGCGCGGGTATGTCCGCTGCACGCTCGACCGGGACGAGTTCCGCACCGATCTGCGGATGGTCCGCACGGTCAGCCGCCGGGACGCACCGGACTACACGTACGCGTCGTTCGTGGTCGAGAACGGCCGCCCGGGAGCTCACCAGCTGTGA